AATCTATGTTTGGTGATTCTCATgagattgataaaaaaaaaattagaaatagtgGGGGGTATTTTCTTTGCATTAAATTAATGCAAAGAATTAGATTAATTACTTGAGGATACTCTATTAAATGACATGGGtctatattttgaaaaatatatatacaaatcTCATGTGATACGATGTTATAATTGCAATTTGTGGGTATGAATTTTAAAGTTACAATTAAGTGCAATATTAAATGACATTGAGTATCATATTTTTGGatttcttatttctttctttgagtTTGTGCAAATGGACACTCATTATAGTGGTACTATAATGTGAAGGCACTTGAAGTAGGTATTTCATACTCTTGCGAAAAGAAATTATATGGAAATTCCATGGAGATGGTAAATATGGTTTCTAGTAGGTTTATATACTACTGGCCTACtagatgaaattgagaattattgagagatgaaattgagaattattGAGAAATAGAGTAGTTCCTAGTAGTAAACTAATGGTCATCTATGTTGATGATTTCTAGTGAGACTACTCACTACTAggatagaaaaaaaattgaaaaacattGAGCCTTCACTTAAAGTGTATATAATTGCTTGTATGGCAATTATGTGAGAAATATTCTCACGAAATATTGGTATTATCACTATATTATTGTGATACTTGATGAAAATAATTTGACTCAAGTGCCGATGAGATCATGTCTTTGTTTATGTTTTGTGATGATAGTAAATAACTCAAGCTTGTGGCAAAGATATGATAAAGTATGAGATGGATGTGACTAAAGTTCATGAATCATAAATCACATGTAAGAATACCCAACCTAATGATTGGAGATCCCAAGAGTTAGATTTAAAGGGAAAAACGAATTACTTAGTGATTTGAATAAAGATATGCACAACTTTATATATTAATATTCCATCGCTATGATATATGTGCATACATCTTGTAATGGAAGAAAGATTTAGCCATATTGCTCTAAATGAAATCTATAGCTCCTATGAGTGGGGTGTTTGAATTACGGGAGCACCCTTGATGGATTTCACGTATATGAGTGTTGTGGGTGAGGCTGCCCTAAAGAGAATTGGGACTTGTTCTCTTATAAACTCATGAAAAAACTGGGATTGAGTACAAGGCCGTGTAAAGTGCCAGTTTTATTAGCTCATGAGAACACCTGGACTATTGTGTATGTAAAGTGATATCCAATATCTCAAAAGCAGCCATAGTTCAAGATCGAAGTTCACTACTAGCTCTAGTATTAGAAATTACTATAACACTAAATATAGGTTCAAGGCATTACTATCTATATTATGCATATTAGTCATTTCTTGCCATATAATATTatactattttattttgttaaaataagCGGGGGATTGTTGCAGTATTTTGATAAAACAGTTAAATTCTCAATTAAAGGTGCAAGTTACAAGGAAAATATTGgtaaaattttttgcaatttatAGGTGTTTGAATGGTTTTGAATAAAGACTTATTATATCAAATTATGGATTTTCAATTACATTGAGGTTTTGTAACTtacaattcaaatttgaattgaatGGGTGTTGACTAAAGAATTATTATGTgaaattatgatttttcaattACAGTAAGCTTTTGTAACCTACAATACAAATTTGAATATGTTTTGAATGGCCAATAACTTTAACATTTACTTGGTGTCTTGTTGGTAGTGTAGGTTATGTTTGTGTAACTTTTCTTCACCTATAAATATGCATAGTtgagattgaaaaaaaaaacttatattTTGTGAGCTACAATTCATAAGAGAAAAACTATCTACTCCTTTGTTATTTTCTATCCCATAAATTGATAAGAAAAATCAGTGTTAGTGGAGCTATATTCTCTTAGTTGTGCAGACTAATGAGTGTGACAACAACTGTGGTTGGACTATTGTATGTTGGGGGCGACAAGCTAGAAATTCTGCTGCACCGGAATTTATTCTTCTGCAGAGGCTTGAATCACTTTAAAGAAAGCAAGATATCCGTGCTTCAGTCCTCCATATTTGtgcattattatattattattttaactattttattatagttaattttataattgttaaaattattattataattattgttaattttgttACTTAACATTTGTATTTTTGTTCTAGCGGAACAACATGGTGTATCGAGACGGAGGAGTATCATCCTTGCTGTATATATATCTTCTTTACATAAATGATTTGAATTACAGTTCTTGAGGTACAGAAttcaataaaagaaataaaaagaaaaacctCAAGAATTATTCATAAAGATCATGGAAGCTCAGGCCAGCCAAACCCTGAGGAAGACCCTGCTTGTCATCAACAGTATCATTCTAGCTATAGGTAACTGCGGTTCCCCACTTCTTCTCCGTCTCTACTTCGTTAAAGGAGGGAAAAGAATATGGCTATCAAGCTGGTTACAGACCGCAGCATGGCCTATTACTTTCATCCCTCTACTGATTTCCTATGTCCACCGCTGCAAAACGGATCAAGGGCCCAAAAAATCCAAGCTTATTCTAATGAAATATCAAGTCTTCATCGCCACTGCTTGCATCGGCCTCCTCACAGGCTCAGATGACTACTTCTACGGCTATGGGGCGGCTCGGCTTCCGGTGTCAACCTCGGCTATTATCATTGCTACACAGCTTGCTTTCACTGCTTTATTTGCTTTCCTTCTTGTCAAGCAAAAGTTTACAGCCTATTCGGTGAATGCCATCGTCTTGTTGACGGTGGGATCGGCCGTTTTGGGCTTACATGCTAGCAGTGATCGGCCTAAGGGAGAGTCAAATAAGATGTACGTTTTAGGGTTCCTCATGATGCTGGCAGCTGCGGCTATGTACGGCTTGATTTTGCCAATGGTGGGGCTGATGTATATGAAGGCGAAGCAGCCGATTACGTATACTTTGGTGCTGGAGATTCAGCTGGTTATGTGTTTCTTCGCCACTGCTTTCTGCACTGTTGGGATGCTCATAAACAACGATTTTCAGGTTTTCTTTCCACTCCATTCAGAAAATATAGATTGCATCCTGCATCTTGTTATTCGTATAATTTTGTTACTTTTCTCAATGTCCCAAAATAAGATTTACcacaaaatgagaaaaaaaaggaagaaacaaaataaaatttcttaaactcccaaaaaataaaacagaaagaaaaagagtaagCTGGTAAAATTCCTGCCACCCTATAATAGGAAGTTGTCACATGTAGTGTTGGAGGAAGGAATCGATTATCAAATTTGAGACtcgaaaagataagattgcccAAACCAGTgaatattttgaactaaaacATAATGTACGTAAATTGGGTTTAAGTAACTCATACTTGATTGGTACTAATCAGGAGAGGTTATTGAGAAAAAATGGTATTAAACGGACCAAGTATTATATACATTAGCCGTgataaatgtgagtttgtgtatTTATGTAATAAATTCATTTTAAACTAAGATATATCAACTAATGCCCATTAATCAACTAATAGAAAATTTGGTTGAAATTGaccaaatctcatttcaattgGTTTGCTAAAAAAACGAGCCAAGACAAAGGGATTGCATAaacaatgaaaaagaaaaaaaaaggaacactTAAGGTTCACACTCAACTACAGCGTCggctttgattttctttccagGCCTGCATTGGTATTGCTAGTAGCATGACTAGGGTGGCTTCAGTCAAAATAGTTCGGCAGATCTGCCGAAACTATTTTAAATATCTTTAATTTTCCTGCCGAGCTAGAGTTGAAAGACAAAATATCTTTAATTTTCCTAGATTTTATTTCCAATCTCCAGGCTTATTGGAAGGaccctctttctctctctcaacaatacatatatatatatatatatatatatatatatatatatatatatatatatatatatatatatatatatatatatatgttcatgtatatatacatatatatatatatgtgtgtgtgtgattttttctattttgtgtCCTCAAGGCACAAGATAAGCTAAGTAAAGAGTGCGAGCGAACCAATATAATATTCAAACATTATCATCCATCCTCCAATCATGTAAAATTTTACTTATAAAATCTAAATTCTTTTACTTATAAAACGGAATTCTTCCATACATCCTTATCcaaaaatttgaaagaaatgtTCCCTTTCGTGTGAACATCAATTAACTGCGTTTTCACTTTTTTGGGATCAGGATTGAGTTTGTTGAATTTAGAGTTTGTTAAAAActccaaagattgaatttgttAAATGACTGCGTTTTCACTTTGAAGAACATAAAGCCAAATGGCGAATAAAAGTCTTAAAAGATTGTGTTTCAGATTAAACACCACTAAGATATGTCTCCACAGTCCACTCTCTCTCTAACATCATTATCTAACCCAAAATTTGTGAAGTCTAGTGCCATGTTATTAAAAAGGAAAACTGCATCTGGACCAGGTGCTGTGACAATGACCAGTCACAATCTTTCGGTTGTGTAATGGTTAAATTATCATAATATTTTAGCTTTTTTCGTGCCTAGATAGGTGGAAGTGATTTACCTGGTTATCACAAATTTTCACTTAGAATTTAAACACCGTGTACAATATTTCAATGCGTTAACGTGTTCACTTATAGGTTCTATTTTAGTGCAAATTGTCTTGAATAATCCCATCAACATTTTTGTACCGTTTCCACCTCTTCGAGTTGGTATACTAGATGtaacattttatttttgtttaaattcTTTAAGGGAGAGGGATGGCAAGGAATAACAATCATAAGAATGAAATCCTTAATCTAAACATATATTAAAGGCACTCAATTACTTGATTGTATGTTTAATTTTCACAATCTGAAGTTACTTTTAGCAGTGCCTAACATATTTCAACAATAATGTCTACAGAACTTTCAAAGCAGTTTAAATAACTAGAATTCATTTTCCTAGCTCAAACCTCCACTTAAACAATGCACAGGATGTGGATTACATATCCATATTCATATATGGGACAATACTAGTATCACGGAGgctgtaatttttaaaatcacaCATACAGTATAAATGCATGAGATTTTAAGACATTGGGAGGGTGTTCATTTTTTAGCACGAGGTATATTAATAATTGAGCGATAATGTTAGTATTATATTGAGGAATTGATTATATTAGAACACTGTCAACGTGTTTATAGACATCTATAACTTTGTAATCTTGATTTTTTCCTAATACATAATATAGGGTAACATTTAGCAGTGCCTAACATGTCATGTCTTCAAATCCAAGAGACACACACTCCAAATCTTTATTTATGTCATCTCCAATTCAAAaggaaaccaaaagaaaaatcacttCACACATAACCGTAAAATATGCAACTCAAGAGGAAAAGATGCAGTTCCAAAGTGTTGATTCTTGTTGCTACTTTTAAAATTTGCAAACTAACATTTTCACAAGAACCATATATGCAGACAATTGATCATATAGAAAATTTACCAAACAAATGTAAATTATACTTTACCTTCCTGTGATTTAGAATTTTTGTACATAACACcccttatagttttaaaaactatatataaccccctcatgatttggtttggattaaaATGTTAAAATAACGGAATTTGCAATACATAGCGGAGTTacataaaatgtcaaaaatatctCTAcgtaaagttaaaaattatttattaaccacagggggttatgtatatatttttaaaaccataAGGAGGTAATATGGTAAAACATAAAACCATAAGaaggtt
This region of Coffea arabica cultivar ET-39 chromosome 3c, Coffea Arabica ET-39 HiFi, whole genome shotgun sequence genomic DNA includes:
- the LOC113734380 gene encoding purine permease 3-like, yielding MSVTTTVVGLLYVGGDKLEILLHRNLFFCRGLNHFKESKISVLQSSIFIMEAQASQTLRKTLLVINSIILAIGNCGSPLLLRLYFVKGGKRIWLSSWLQTAAWPITFIPLLISYVHRCKTDQGPKKSKLILMKYQVFIATACIGLLTGSDDYFYGYGAARLPVSTSAIIIATQLAFTALFAFLLVKQKFTAYSVNAIVLLTVGSAVLGLHASSDRPKGESNKMYVLGFLMMLAAAAMYGLILPMVGLMYMKAKQPITYTLVLEIQLVMCFFATAFCTVGMLINNDFQAISREAREYELGETKYYIVLVSQCFFMGAIGVIFCASSLLSGIMIAVLLPVTEILAVIFFNEKFQAEKAVALVLSLWGFVSYFYGDISKTKLEEERKDERIIPSQATGMT